In Strigops habroptila isolate Jane chromosome 6, bStrHab1.2.pri, whole genome shotgun sequence, a single genomic region encodes these proteins:
- the CASP8AP2 gene encoding CASP8-associated protein 2 isoform X6, producing the protein MKKFKEIQAQNVILQNENQALKKNISALIKTARVEINRKDEEINNLYQRLSEFPSHRGFTRSYLPGSTNGRCSEMCKTKGSKFRPSDLGDSVKMEHRMKNDCSKDTHHSYSSHNTENGKSSSEKRNTPYLLRYPPEELCNDDTHICLPSYDHSSNKDNRKEKKEIKSNEQYSRGNVNKYKREVHQSTRNNGDSEEGNSDPQQKPKTLSEKASKNELQQKSQSIKLKCSPSVERRVERGVSSWEKQTTDKDRFQIRGELYADERSQNVLRKDIKTHDKNEKNAGQKNKPNEKLQEQPRRSGRGSSPHSKNEHSKNFHESHKCRIEESRKGKDIDCKRDRGTNDHISREGRTSPSNSNSREHKYARLKENSSRYEWETAHSKSEKHRTEEKRKREREDENRHFRNERKVTKEITHQSVKESKKGMDVTKSERNKSYKPEETSRVADSLKDHRVPKTKGDHTGSKSKDLKLSFMEKLNLTLSPAKKQCVSPTDGIKTPSQKATHEGSTELTLQAELLDSAHPMNCGPTEQTNSTLQVLDSAAQSNVEPTMPVPVSSENEALKVAAADPAQSEELPSVASSELSSETLPEAEVVPVQPQALPRAAEVLVPDEMQAETLAEAAEACDLVESEASATAVAVMDLNHPEPLPQKVAGSMAEPEKWSVTVDVMQNDNAPPGAEVAQPEAASESMGALPESAAEKKGEDKICLVADIESSADQCGSQNLVLDNSEAKNSGDLESCDVRDDIGETKPDSLMEAVKDNDHLAAENAECPTDEKGICKIDKSTSQSLDRTMLTDKDEPLVDQNACDLEPDLTEISTAASSVSGEMYPRTKGRETNPVPVDDDSSILSIDLNHLRYIPKAISPLNSPMRPLAKALKMESPCKGLGKSYNKDLIPESAVVVCPSKNLSKEVNKENQKPVSMSDEHCEMESQLSISSDEIEEGEIVSSDEDEEKAKPERGSENTKKSRPKVSPETRNLTSSPQNQKSKAVRCNEDNGKFVSVKVSTKKNRERHKNQTFRSLKDMKKNKTVSIACLEKIVHVIVEPSNIQEIMQMLRAIRKQMRKNYMKFKVQFPVQHFHRIIESGIINFTSLIKQLNFSKMSTLGETLKLNICDIVESKLKQVKKNAIVDHLFEQQVSDMKKQLWKFVDEQLDYLFEKIRRIIIKLCNVGHMGNESEERKFERVGKQKHKISHKSDMQRSRKKSLKVQSQKPEEYILSKQHVDYQRTKCHHEKNKTDMPKPAFTKCLNSIDNTRNSQTKVHISKENNLQGTLTPLKGVKYEKEGLQLSRDANKSDLSYELLTEQQASSLTFNLVSDAQMGEIFKSLLQGSDLLEKNSGNIDRNEWEFRTPEKQFLDGHKCRSNVAELVQEIAPKEACVESQPVEDIKWPVVSPVRAPSLASRLQMSVDPDVLDESCMFEVPTNAASCKEDECNLQKNKSFVSSILLEDLAVSLTIPSPLKSDSHLSFLKPENNSSSTPEGVLSAHYSEDALLEEEDATEQDIHLALESDNSSSKSSCSSSWTSRPIAPGFQCRPSLPMQAVIMEKSNDHFIVKIRRAVPPTSPASDRVASVKEVRASSTKIEKQTRSGEKERDSQSATVAVVQESVKPGLVKMDQLPHVSTEQEQNPALPQLLKESRSIGKEETTGLLGPCRISSNTESHDAESTDEGSEQSQAHKLKVSENGNEMGVRSQVSFPASCSIESYIDLTDDMVSETSCCVVESTTDNRTQETSTGNLEISVKKEELEECSDAFIDLTEDLSNETVAGECNLETQSTSNTEVGCQISRDDKTGKKRKKEAVRENSNSKRQRKETESAGEGSDASDVKPEEVNSAPKQCSNQKNELQQNKDSSPLASSASSPSLYAKNIIKKKGEVVVSWTRNDDREILLECQRKGPSSKTFISLATRLNKSPNQVSERFKQLMKLFKKSKCK; encoded by the exons ATGAAGAAATTTAAGGAAATACAAGCACAG aatgTCATTCTACAGAATGAAAATCAAGCTCtcaaaaagaatatttcagcACTTATAAAAACAGCAAGAGTGGAAATTAACCGTAAGGATGAAGAAATCAATAATCTCTATCAAAG GCTATCAGAATTTCCCAGTCATCGTGGTTTCACCAGATCATACCTTCCAGGATCAACTAATGGCAGGTGCTCAGAGATGTGTAAAACAAAAGGTTCCAAATTCAGACCTTCTGATTTAGGTGACAGTGTAAAGATGgagcacagaatgaaaaatgactgTTCAAAAGATACACACCACAGTTACTCATCTCATAATACAGAAAATGGGAAGTCTagctctgaaaaaagaaacactccATATTTACTGAGATACCCTCCTGAAGAACTCTGCAATGATGATACTCATATATGTCTCCCAAGCTATGACCATAGTTCCAACAAGgataacagaaaggaaaaaaaagaaattaaaagtaacGAACAATACAGTAGGGGAAATGTCAACAAGTACAAAAGAGAAGTGCATCAGAGCACTAGAAACAATGGTGACAGTGAAGAGGGGAACTCAGATCCTCAGCAAAAGCCGAAAACCCTTTCAGAGAAGGCTAGTAAAAATGAGTTGCAACAAAAAAGTCAGAGTATAAAACTAAAATGCAGTCCTAGTGTAGAAAGAAGAGTAGAAAGGGGTGTTTCTTCCTGGGAGAAACAAACTACTGATAAAGACAGATTTCAAATAAGAGGTGAATTGTATGCCGATGAGAGATCACAAAATGTATTAAGAAAGGATATTAAAACacatgataaaaatgaaaaaaatgctggccaaaaaaataaaccaaatgaaAAGCTACAAGAGCAGCCACGGAGGTCTGGTAGAGGAAGTAGTCCACACTCAAAGAATGAACATTCAAAGAATTTTCATGAATCACATAAATGTCGCATAGAGGAgtctagaaaaggaaaagacattgACTGCAAGAGAGACAGGGGAACAAATGATCATATTTCTCGAGAAGGAAGGACTTCACCTTCTAATTCCAACAGCAGAGAGCATAAATACGCACGCTTGAAGGAAAATAGTAGTAGATATGAATGGGAAACAGCACATTCCaaatcagaaaaacacagaactgaagaaaaaaggaaaagagaaagagaggatgaaaatagacattttaGAAACGAAAGAAAAGTTACTAAAGAGATAACTCACCAGTCTGTAAAAGAATCCAAGAAAGGTATGGATGTTACAAAAAGTGAGAGAAACAAGTCCTATAAGCCAGAAGAAACATCCAGGGTAGCAGATAGCTTAAAAGACCATAGAGTTCCCAAAACTAAAGGTGATCACACTGGGTCAAAAAGTAAAGACTTAAAACTTAGCTTTATGGAAAAACTAAATTTAACTCTTTCTCCTGCTAAGAAACAATGTGTCTCTCCAACGGATGGAATTAAAACACCTTCCCAAAAGGCCACTCATGAGGGAAGTACAGAGCTCACATTGCAGGCAGAACTGTTAGATTCTGCCCACCCTATGAACTGTGGTCCCACAGAGCAAACTAATTCAACACTACAAGTTCTGGATAGTGCAGCTCAAAGCAATGTGGAACCAACAATGCCTGTTCCTGTCAGTTCTGAAAATGAAGCCTTAAAAGTAGCAGCGGCAGATCCAGCACAGTCTGAAGAATTGCCATCAGTGGCAAGTAGTGAACTGAGCTCGGAAACCTTACCAGAAGCAGAAGTGGTTCCGGTACAGCCCCAAGCCTTACCAAGAGCAGCAGAGGTACTGGTTCCTGATGAGATGCAGGCTGAAACattggcagaagcagcagaggcttGTGATCTGGTTGAATCAGAAGCCTCCGCAACAGCAGTGGCAGTGATGGATCTGAATCACCCTGAACCTTTGCCCCAAAAGGTGGCTGGAAGCATGGCAGAGCCTGAAAAGTGGTCTGTGACAGTGGATGTGATGCAGAATGATAATGCACCACCAGGAGCAGAAGTGGCACAACCTGAAGCTGCCAGTGAAAGTATGGGAGCCCTTCCAGagtcagcagcagagaagaaaggagaagataAAATATGTCTGGTTGCTGACATAGAAAGCTCAGCAGACCAATGTGGCTCTCAAAACCTTGTGTTGGACAACTCTGAAGCCAAAAATTCTGGTGACCTGGAGTCCTGTGATGTCAGAGATGATATTGGCGAAACAAAACCAGACTCCTTAATGGAAGCAGTGAAGGACAATGACCACTTGGCTGCAGAAAATGCCGAGTGTCCCACTGATGAAAAGGGTATTTGCAAAATAGATAAGAGTACGTCTCAGTCACTTGACAGAACTATGTTAACTGATAAGGATGAACCATTAGTTGACCAGAATGCTTGTGATCTGGAGCCAGACCTTACTGAAATCAGTACTGCAGCATCTTCTGTTAGTGGTGAGATGTATCCTAGAACTAAGGGAAGAGAAACTAACCCAGTTCCTGTTGATGATGACAGCTCAATACTGAGCATTGATCTCAATCACTTGAGGTATATTCCGAAGGCAATCAGCCCACTGAACAGTCCAATGCGCCCTTTGGCTAAAGCACTTAAGATGGAAAGTCCCTGCAAAGGTCTTGGGAAGAGTTATAACAAAG attTAATTCCTGAAAGTGCGGTTGTTGTCTGTCCCTCGAAAAATTTATCAAAGGAggtaaacaaagaaaatcaaaagccaGTTAGCATGTCTGATGAACACTGTGAGATGGAGTCCCAGCTGAGTATCTCTTCAGATGAAATAGAAGAAGGAGAAATTGTAAGTAgtgatgaagatgaagaaaaagctaAACCAGAAAGAGgctctgaaaatacaaaaaagtcaAGACCAAAAGTTTCTCCTGAGACACGGAATTTGACCAGCAGTCCACAAAATCAAAAGAGCAAAGCTGTGCGTTGCAATGAAGATAATGGAAAATTTGTGTCTGTGAAAGTAAGTACAAAGAAGAACAGAGAGAGGCATAAAAATCAGACTTTCAGATCTTTGAaggatatgaagaaaaataaaactgtgagCATTGCTTGTCTTGAAAAAATAGTACATGTTATTGTTGAACCTTCAAATATACAAGAAATCATGCAGATGCTAAGAGCTATACGAAAACAGATGAGGAAAAATTATATGAAGTTCAAGGTACAGTTCCCAGTTCAGCATTTtcacagaataatagaatcCGGTATCATAAATTTTACATCATTAATAAAACAGTTGAACTTTTCCAAGATGTCTACATTAGGTGAGACATTAAAATTGAATATCTGTGATATTGTAGAGTCCAAACTGAAGCAAGTTAAAAAGAATGCAATAGTGGACCATCTTTTTGAACAGCAAGTATCAGATATGAAAAAACAGTTATGGAAATTTGTAGATGAACAACTCGATTACTTATTTGAAAAGATAAGGAGGATTATAATAAAACTATGTAATGTGGGACATATGGGAAATGAGAGTGAGGAAAGGAAGTTTGAAAGAGTGGGAAAGCAAAAACACAAGATCAGTCATAAAAGTGATATGCAAAGGTCTAGAAAAAAGTCCCTGAAAGTCCAGTCTCAAAAGCCTGAAGAATATATCCTTTCAAAACAACATGTGGATTATCAACGAACTAAGTGTCaccatgagaaaaataaaacagacatGCCAAAACCTGCCTTTACCAAATGTCTCAACTCCATTGATAATACTAGGAATTCCCAAACCAAAGTGCACATCTCTAAAGAGAATAATTTGCAAGGCACCCTCACTCCATTGAAGGGTgtgaaatatgaaaaggaaGGATTGCAGCTATCCAGAGATGCTAACAAGTCTGATCTTAGTTATGAGCTTCTCACAGAACAACAAGCGTCCAGCCTTACGTTTAATCTTGTAAGTGATGCTCAAATGGGTGAAATTTTCAAAAGTTTATTGCAAGGTTCTGatctcttggaaaaaaatagtggCAATATTGACAGAAATGAATGGGAATTCAGGACTccagaaaaacagtttttagaTGGTCATAAATGTAGAAGTAATGTTGCTGAACTGGTGCAAGAGATTGCTCCAAAGGAGGCTTGTGTAGAATCTCAACCAGTAGAGGATATTAAGTGGCCTGTTGTTTCACCTGTAAGAGCTCCCTCTTTAGCATCTAGGCTTCAGATGTCTGTTGATCCTGATGTGCTAGATGAAAGCTGTATGTTTGAGGTTCCTACAAACGCAGCTTCGTGCAAAGAAGACGAATGtaatttacaaaagaataaGTCATTTGTTTCTTCAATCCTCCTTGAAGATTTGGCTGTTTCCTTAACTATTCCATCACCTTTGAAATCAGATTCTCACCTCAGCTTCCTAAAACCTGAGAATAATTCTAGCTCAACTCCTGAGGGTGTTCTCAGCGCACATTACAGCGAAGATGCACTGCTGGAAGAAGAGGATGCCACTGAACAAGACATTCACTTGGCTTTAGAATCCGATAATTCGAGCAGTAAATCGAGTTGTTCATCATCGTGGACGAGTCGGCCTATTGCTCCTGGTTTTCAGTGTCGCCCCAGCCTACCAATGCAAGCAGTAATCATGGAGAAATCCAATGATCATTTTATTGTAAAGATTAGGCGTGCAGTGCCACCTACCTCACCAGCATCTGATCGGGTGGCTTCAGTGAAGGAGGTGCGGGCATCTTCGACCAAgattgaaaaacaaacaagaagtggggaaaaagaaagggacaGTCAGAGTGCCACAGTAGCTGTTGTGCAAGAAAGTGTCAAACCAGGTCTGGTTAAGATGGATCAGTTGCCTCATGTCAGCACTGAACAAGAACAAAATCCTGCCTTACCTCAGCTTCTAAAGGAATCTCGTAGTAttggaaaggaagaaaccaCTGGCTTGCTTGGACCCTGTAGAATATCTTCAAACACGGAGAGCCATGATGCTGAAAGCACAGATGAAGGCTCTGAACAATCTCAGGCACACAAATTGAAAGtatctgaaaatggaaatgaaatgggTGTTAGATCTcaagtttcttttcctgcttcctgcagTATAGAGTCATACATAGACTTAACAGATGATATGGTTAGTGAAACTTCATGTTGTGTGGTGGAATCCACTACAGATAACAGGACTCAGGAAACCTCTACTGGAAACTTGGAAATCAGtgttaaaaaggaagaattggAAGAGTGCTCTGATGCATTTATCGACTTAACAGAAGACCTTTCCAATGAGACTGTAGCAGGTGAATGTAATCTTGAAACACAATCCACATCAAATACTGAAGTAGGATGCCAGATAAGTAGAGATGATAAAACtggtaaaaaaaggaaaaaggaggctGTCAGAGAGAATTCCAACTCAAAAAGGCAACGAAAAGAAACTGAATCAGCAGGTGAAGGGAGCGATGCAAGTGATGTGAAGCCCGAAGAGGTAAATTCAGCACCCAAACAGTGTTCCAATCAGAAGAATGAATTGCAGCAGAACAAAGACTCTTCTCCTTTGGCTTCATCTGCATCATCACCTAGTCTGTACGCcaaaaacatcattaaaaagaagggagaagtaGTAGTTTCCTGGACGAG AAATGATGACAGAGAAATTTTACTGGAATGCCAGAGAAAAGGACCATCAAGCAAAACCTTTATTTCCCTAGCCACTAGGCTGAACAAAAGCCCAAATCAG